A single window of Aspergillus oryzae RIB40 DNA, chromosome 8 DNA harbors:
- a CDS encoding MFS transporter (synaptic vesicle transporter SVOP and related transporters (major facilitator superfamily)): MQSYLQYRRIGRAVRKQFADHPEWGQRVQGESTDPSGNTSENDETVWEKRSESRPLALPPGVQRRDITDSSGTPSSVFLVSWEQDQDPMNPRNYSMTARITATLIVSALAFAVGAASSIESAVIPQNAAAFNVSEVVASLATGLYLLGFAAGSLVSGPLSEILGRNAVYIGSLTLFMIFIMASGLAPNIGAQLAFRFLAGVFGCPPLTCAGGTIADLWNPLEKTLTFPLYAILSFGGPVFGPVIASYMGQGTLSWRWTNWIMLIMSGLVMGLILLLQPETYGPLLLKWKAAHLRQVTGDKRYRSAMDVQKIALIERILGACKRQFSLTVHEPIILLISLYMTVIYIVLFTFFDGYPFIFQDVYGLSQGLTNIVWVAMYVGIAAAGLWVPVVYGWTKREFEAASSSSTTTTSGTGVVPCVTGIDPNVNAEGEQGQQEQEPEGGRDEQNTKNPHPARPENRLWFAMLGAPFIPIGLFWMGWTDYEKISIWPPILASTIFGFGTITVFISSYMYVIDSYDIYAASALGFMTVSRYCAAGGMTVVGIPFYRNLGVQYTLTILACISVLMTPVPYVFWFWGSRIRGMSRFAVSGV, from the exons ATGCAGTCCTATCTCCAGTATCGTCGCATCGGCCGAGCCGTGCGCAAGCAGTTTGCTGATCATCCGGAATGGGGCCAGAGGGTACAAGGCGAAAGCACAGATCCCAGCGGCAACACCAGCGAAAATGACGAGACAGTCTGGGAGAAGAGATCTGAATCGCGGCCACTGGCGCTGCCCCCAGGCGTACAACGTCGAGACATTACAGACAGCAGCGGGACGCCCTCGTCAGTCTTCCTGGTAAGCTGGGAGCAGGACCAGGATCCCATGAATCCACGCAACTATAGCATGACAGCGCGAATCACGGCCACCCTGATCGTCTCCGCCCTCGCCTTCGCAGTCGGCGCCGCATCATCAATCGAATCCGCCGTGATCCCTCAAAACGCCGCGGCCTTCAACGTCAGCGAGGTGGTCGCCTCCCTCGCAACAGGACTCTACCTTTTGGGCTTCGCCGCCGGCTCCCTGGTCTCAGGACCCTTATCCGAAATCCTCGGCCGCAACGCCGTCTACATCGGCTCCCTCACCctcttcatgatcttcatcatggccaGCGGCCTGGCCCCTAACATCGGCGCCCAGCTCGCCTTCCGCTTCCTCGCCGGCGTCTTCGGCTGCCCACCCCTCACCTGCGCCGGCGGCACCATCGCCGACCTCTGGAACCCGCTCGAAAAAACCCTCACCTTCCCCCTATACGCAATCCTCTCCTTCGGCGGCCCCGTCTTCGGCCCCGTCATCGCCTCCTACATGGGCCAAGGCACGCTCTCCTGGCGCTGGACCAACTGGATCATGCTAATCATGTCCGGACTCGTCATgggcctcatcctcctcctccaacccgAAACCTACGGGCCCCTCCTCCTAAAATGGAAAGCCGCCCATCTGCGCCAAGTCACCGGCGACAAACGATACCGCTCCGCCATGGACGTACAGAAAATCGCCCTCATCGAACGCATCCTCGGGGCCTGCAAACGCCAGTTCTCGCTTACGGTTCACGAGCCTATTATCTTGCTGATCTCGTTGTACATGACGGTTATTTATATCGTCTTGTTTACCTTTTTCGATGGCTATCCGTTTATCTTTCAGGATGTGTATGGTCTTAGTCAGGGGTTGACGAATATTGTTTGGGTGGCTATGTATGTGGGTATTGCGGCGGCGGGGTTGTGGGTTCCTGTTGTTTATGGGTGGACTAAGAGGGAGTTTGaggctgcttcttcttcttctactactactacatCTGGTACTGGGGTTGTGCCGTGTGTAACGGGGATAGATCCAAACGTCAATGCAGAGGGCGAACAAGgacaacaagaacaagaaccagAAGGAGGTAGAGACGAACAAAATACCAAAAATCCCCACCCAGCAAGACCCGAAAACCGCCTCTGGTTCGCCATGCTCGGCGCCCCATTCATTCCTATCGGATTATTCTGGATGGGCTGGACAGACTAC gaaaaaaTCTCAATCTGGCCCCCCATCCTCGCCTCCACAATCTTCGGCTTCGGAACCATAACCgtcttcatctccagctACATGTACGTAATCGACAGCTACGACATCTACGCCGCCTCCGCATTAGGATTCATGACTGTATCGCGATACTGTGCCGCAGGTGGAATGACGGTCGTCGGGATCCCCTTTTATCGGAATCTGGGCGTGCAGTATACGCTTACGATCCTCGCTTGTATTAGCGTGCTTATGACGCCTGTTCCGTATgttttttggttttgggggagTAGGATTAGGGGGATGTCGAGGTTTGCTGTTTCGGGGGTTTAG
- a CDS encoding putative APSES transcription factor Xbp1 (predicted protein), translated as MGDIAEYPRHIPYNSDKKSFSEKTGRESFEGYWMPFEAAKAVAATFCWNIRHALTPLFGLDFPSLCVPPTNTSQYGHMLIDREIVQKATETAHYYRMLELRSPVDTSLRPPKLHNSELDRPASSPERSTPDRYYGTPTSPFHNTFTPVNTPRSTEAASSSPRQVLASLSSVRGIPNDDSSSEVTHSSTPYSESMDTPTESDDEYHASDSDNGNAIGNIIGPQNPTNDDDEYNVETRARRKYRSALFAREVKAAHALLSLCMQDATGSDEEYVWVDRGRKRRRASA; from the exons ATGGGGGATATCGCCGAATATCCCAGACACATCCCCTATAACAGCGACAAGAAGTCGTTCTCAGAGAAGACGGGACGAGAGAGTTTTGAAG GATACTGGATGCCCTTCGAAGCCGCAAAGGCCGTCGCCGCAACATTCTGCTGGAATATCCGCCACGCGCTCACGCCGTTGTTCGGCCTCGACTTCCCATCTCTATGCGTGCCTCCCACCAACACCAGTCAATACGGCCACATGCTCATCGATCGGGAGATCGTGCAAAAAGCCACCGAAACCGCCCACTACTACCGAATGCTCGAGCTTCGCTCTCCGGTAGACACCTCCCTCCGACCCCCTAAACTCCACAACAGCGAGCTCGATCGCCCTGCCTCATCCCCGGAGCGCAGCACTCCAGACAGATACTACGGGACCCCGACCAGTCCGTTCCATAACACATTCACCCCGGTGAACACACCCCGCAGCACAGAAGCGGCGTCTTCAAGCCCGCGGCAGGTcctggcttctctttcgaGTGTGCGCGGCATACCCAACGACGATAGTAGTTCCGAGGTGACGCAttcttctactccgtactcgGAGAGTATGGACACTCCGACcgagtcggatgatgagTATCATGCTAGCGATAGCGATAATGGCAATGCCATTGGCAATATCATCGGGCCGCAGAATCCAAcgaatgatgatgacgaataTAATGTGGAGACGCGCGCCCGACGGAAGTATAGGTCGGCGCTCTTCGCCCGGGAGGTGAAGGCTGCGCATGCTCTGCTTAGTCTGTGTATGCAGGACGCAACTGGTAGTGATGAGGAGTATGTCTGGGTGGAtagggggaggaagagacgCAGGGCGTCTGCTTAG
- a CDS encoding putative zinc-containing alcohol dehydrogenase (threonine dehydrogenase and related Zn-dependent dehydrogenases): MRAVVYTGKDTISVEERPKPSLLEPTDAIVKVQHTTICGTDLHILQGHVQTCTPGRILGHEGVGIIESLGTGVTRFSVGQPVLISCITSCGSCNFCRKRMPSQCTSGGWILGNTIDGTQAEFVRIPHASFSLHALPNGLDPKVAVTLSDVLPTAYECGILNGQIQPGSTVAIIGTGPIGLMALQMARNLFGPSMTAVVGRGQPRLDTAKEMGADHAISVLGGQADAVASALAVTSNQGFDVVIEAVGTTDSFELAQALVGPGGTIASLGVFGTPCALHLEDLWHRNICIRTRLVDACTTPDLLKIVESGKISPHFLVSHNFSFDQIYKAYETFQTPSKSGSLKVVISMAELQPANPRL; encoded by the exons ATGAGAGCAGTCGTTTACACTGGAAAGGACACCATCTCGGTGGAGGAACGTCCGAAGCCATCCCTCCTAGAACCCACCGACGCCATCGTCAAGGTCCAACACACCACCATCTGCGGAACAGATCTGCATATTCTACAAGGCCACGTTCAGACATGCACACCCGGACGTATCCTCGGCCACGAGGGCGTTGGAATCATTGAGTCCTTGGGTACCGGCGTCACACGCTTTTCTGTCGGACAACCCGTCCTGATCTCCTGCATCACGTCGTGTGGCTCCTGCAATTTCTGCCGCAAGAGAATGCCCTCACAATGTACATCTGGTGGCTGGATTCTGGGCAACACCATCGACGGCACGCAGGCAGAGTTCGTAAGGATCCCCCACGCATCGTTCTCGCTGCATGCGCTACCAAACGGCCTCGATCCTAAAGTCGCCGTCACCTTATCCGATGTTCTTCCGACTGCATACGAATGCGGCATTCTGAACGGTCAGATCCAGCCCGGGTCAACTGTTGCTATCATCGGCACGGGTCCAATCGGGCTGATGGCGCTTCAGATGGCACGGAATCTGTTCGGGCCGTCCATGACCGCCGTAGTCGGCAGGGGACAGCCCAGACTTGACACTGCAAAGGAGATGGGCGCAGATCATGCGATCAGTGTGCTCGGGGGCCAGGCGGATGCCGTCGCCTCTGCGCTCGCAGTGACGAGTAATCAGGGATTCGACGTGGTGATCGAAGCAGTGGGGACTACTGATTCGTTTGAGCTCGCGCAGGCGTTGGTAGGTCCGGGCGGGACGATAGCTAGTTTGGGGGTGTTTGGGACACCCTGCGCTTTGCATTTGGAGGACCTCTGGCATCGCAATATCT GTATTAGAACTCGGCTGGTCGATGCGTGTACGACACCTGATTTACTGAAGATTGTGGAGTCGGGCAAGATTAGCCCTCATTTTCTGGTTTCACATA ATTTCTCCTTTGATCAGATATACAAGGCGTATGAGACTTTCCAGACGCCTTCCAAATCCGGATCTCTCAAAGTGGTCATTAGTATGGCTGAATTGCAGCCCGCCAATCCAAGACTGTAG
- a CDS encoding glutamate decarboxylase (glutamate decarboxylase/sphingosine phosphate lyase) gives MVHLAQVHRNADLDSTIKRVDSIQLENTDEDGFYSSVYGTRFATEQLPQTEMPEREMPREVAYRMIKDELSLDGNPMLNLASFVTTYMEDEAEKLMTESFSKNFIDYEEYPQSAEIQNRCVNMIARLFNAPVHSEDEHPMGTSTIGSSEAIMLGTLAMKRRWQNKRKAEGKDYSRPNIVMNSAVQVCWEKAARYFDVEERYVYCTEDRYVIDPQQAVDLVDENTIGICAILGTTYTGEYEDVKAINDLLIERNIDVPIHVDAASGGFVAPFINPKLEWDFRLPKVVSINVSGHKYGLVYPGVGWVVWRSPEYLPKDLIFNINYLGAEQASFTLNFSKGASQVIGQYYQMIRLGKRGYRSIMTNITVTADFLAQELEKMGFIIMSQRRGHGLPLVAFRLPAEREGQFDEFALAHQLRERGWIVPAYTMAPNSNNLKLMRVVVREDFTKSRCDALLSDIKLGLKTLGDMDKAMLDKYTQHVRTHATHSHKSKHNHPHYKGETHSLQGKHGKTHGVC, from the exons ATGGTCCACCTCGCTCAAGTCCACCGCAACGCTGATCTCGACAGCACCATCAAGCGTGTCGACTCCATTCAATTGGAGAACACTGACGAAGATGGATTCTACTCTAGCGTCTACGGAACACGGTTCGCAACAGAACAGCTGCCTCAGACTGAGATGCCGGAGCGGGAGATGCCCAGAGAGGTCGCCTATCGCATGATTAAGGACGAGTTGAGCCTCGATGGAAACCCAATGCTCAA CTTGGCGAGTTTTGTCACGACCTATATG gaagatgaagccgAAAAGCTCATGACTGAATCCTTCAGCAAGAACTTCATCGATTACGAGGAGTATCCTCAGTCAGCGGAGATCCAGAACCGCTGCGTCAACATGATTGCGCGTCTGTTTAACGCGCCAGTTCACAGCGAAGACGAGCACCCGATGGGCACCTCGACCATCGGATCGTCCGAGGCAATCATGCTGGGTACCCTGGCTATGAAGCGCCGTTGGCAAAACAAGCGCAAGGCTGAAGGCAAGGACTACTCCCGCCCTAACATCGTCATGAACAGCGCTGTACAGGTGTGTTGGGAAAAGGCCGCACGGTACTTTGACGTCGAGGAGCGATATGTGTACTGCACCGAGGACCGCTATGTGATTGATCCCCAGCAGGCGGTTGACCTGGTTGACGAGAACACTATCGGTATCTGCGCTATCCTCGGAACCACCTACACCGGTGAGTATGAAGACGTCAAAGCAATCAATGACCTTCTGATCGAACGCAACATCGATGTTCCCATCCATGTTGACGCCGCTAGCGGCGGTTTCGTCGCTCCTTTCATCAACCCTAAGTTGGAATGGGATTTCCGCCTCCCAAAGGTCGTTTCGATCAACGTGTCTGGCCACAAGTATGGTCTGGTCTACCCTGGCGTGGGCTGGGTCGTCTGGCGGTCCCCGGAATATCTCCCCAAGGATCTGATTTTCAACATCAACTACCTAGGAGCTGAACAGGCCAGTTTTACCCTGAACTTCTCCAAGGGTGCATCTCAGGTCATCGGCCAGTACTACCAGATGATCCGACTTGGCAAGCGTGGCTACCGCTCCATCATGACCAACATTACTGTTACTGCGGACTTTTTGGCccaagagctggagaagatgggcTTTATCATCATGAGCCAGCGTCGCGGCCACGGTCTCCCATTGGTCGCTTTCAGACTGCCCGCTGAGCGGGAGGGTCAGTTCGACGAGTTTGCCTTGGCACACCAGCTGCGTGAGCGTGGCTGGATTGTCCCTGCATACACGATGGCgcccaacagcaacaacctgAAGCTGATGCGTGTGGTTGTCCGCGAGGATTTCACAAAGAGCCGGTGCGACGCGCTGCTTAGTGATATCAAGTTGGGCCTGAAGACGTTGGGTGACATGGACAAGGCCATGTTGGATAAGTACACCCA GCACGTCCGCACCCACGCCACCCACTCGCACAAGTCCAAGCACAACCACCCTCACTACAAGGGAGAGACGCACTCCCTGCAGGGTAAGCATGGCAAGACTCATGGTGTTTGCTAG
- a CDS encoding uncharacterized protein (predicted protein), with protein sequence MEVPMGCFTKIPMEILLEIASLLDIKCLSNLLAANEDIAAHCLHLVTLPRLVHVIQQIDIDSLMNLLIVGIEPNTTDSEGNTLLAIAMKRSETVEENVPQNGEERAKEKPRQSDKLPELIALLLLCDADPKLPNRYNRLPLDFASLEILKNRELCAALYEEGARVTDLATVGRIYEFYEEASTKT encoded by the exons ATGGAAGTCCCGATGGGCTGTTTTACCAAAATCCCAATGGAGATCCTCCTCGAAATAGCTAGTTTACTGGACATCAAGTGCCTCAGCAACTTATTAGCGGCAAATGAGGACATTGCAGCTCATTGTCTCCATCTAGTAACGCTGCCACGTCTTGTACATGTTATTCAACAGATCGACATTGACAGCCTCATGAACCTCCTGATAGTCGGGATAGAGCCTAACACCACTGACAGCGAAGGGAACACGTTACTCGCTATTGCCATGAAGAGGTCAGAAACTGTCGAGGAGAACGTGCCCCAGAATGGGGAGGAACGTGCAAAAGAGAAGCCTAGACAGTCTGATAAATTACCCGAACTGATCGCGCTCCTACTACTGTGTGACGCTGATCCAAAATTACCAAACCGGTATAACAGGCTGCCTCTCGATTTTGCTAGTTTGGAGATTCTCAAGAATAGAGAATTATGCGCCGCTCTATACGAAGAAGGGGCCAGGGTCACTGACCTTGCTACTGTTGGGCGCATATATGAAT TCTACGAGGAGGCTTCTACAAAGACATGA
- a CDS encoding uncharacterized protein (predicted protein), whose amino-acid sequence MPKKGGKGKNKNKGGKAGGAGVAATKKVTDIQNPVTPGHEVEETVAKGEGEVSDVVTEPVEAVTASPTATVPDAITNIPSAAPPASTEEAREILQDAVNKAETGPTDKPELVEGEAIGAVEPSVTDEPLKLTPETLPATTGTETSLPERPKETVTDTSDVHAKRPYESSLTAKDDELPHKIAKVDDTVAAAGATSGHVAETGSLARKPGVPAETGSVQPQIVPGLGADPNDNVSTVLNVPGLSPIEEKSTVPSAAEASAVPAPNTSTEPKGAEDIAPTGAPTSDANADATEKSKDSEISKAEEETVATEPKGAEDIAPTGAPTSAGNVDVAEQPKDTELSKAEETVASEPPTTAAPAVASEPEAPSTAELTTAAAPSEVTGTETVSPSGATAPSATDSTTKAASASADTGTGTATSAPAPPAEPVLKVPSSIHDGPDSKVTSANKSAADQAVSNVEQEAEGASANTQAPVTETIPEETKPAAEVQEGTGAVKNQVPENQPTAREAQEAGAGAAKQPEEIQKPEEAKTKEPRAVQDAQEEGAATVKKPEELKPEDIKKPEEAKTKEPQAAQAAPADATSKPEGKETVKTEAGKAQDQAQESAKAEAAKLEKRKSGFFGWFKRKLKGEKA is encoded by the exons ATGCccaagaaaggaggaaagggtaagaacaagaacaagggcgGCAAGGCTGGCGGTGCCGGTGTTGCCGCGACCAAGAAGGTCACTGATATTCAGAACCCCGT GACCCCTGGTCATGAAGTCGAGGAGACCGTTGCCAAGGGAGAAGGCGAGGTCAGTGATGTGGTCACAGAACCGGTTGAGGCTGTGACAGCGTCGCCTACGGCCACTGTCCCCGATGCGATCACCAATATCCCCTCGGCCGCCCCTCCTGCCTCCACTGAAGAGGCCAGAGAAATCTTGCAGGACGCTGTAAACAAGGCGGAGACCGGTCCGACCGACAAGCCTGAGTTGGTTGAGGGAGAGGCAATTGGTGCGG TTGAACCGTCCGTGACCGATGAGCCGCTCAAATTGACCCCCGAGACTCTGCCCGCCACTACTGGAACGGAAACCTCCCTCCCTGAGCGCCCGAAAGAGACCGTTACAGACACCTCCGATGTTCATGCCAAACGGCCATACGAGAGCAGTCTGACGGCTAAGGACGACGAATTGCCCCATAAGATTGCTAAGGTGGACGATACAGTTGCGGCTGCGGGTGCAACCTCTGGTCATGTTGCTGAGACGGGATCCTTGGCGAGAAAACCGGGAGTTCCCGCTGAGACGGGTAGCGTGCAGCCTCAGATTGTGCCGGGTCTTGGTGCTGACCCTAATGATAATGTGTCAACCGTCCTGAATGTCCCCGGTCTCTCTCCCATAGAGGAGAAGTCTACGGTCCCCTCGGCTGCTGAGGCATCGGCTGTTCCTGCCCCCAACACCTCCACTGAGCCCAAGGGTGCAGAGGACATTGCCCCAACGGGCGCTCCTACCTCTGATGCAAACGCTGATGCTACTGAGAAGTCCAAAGACTCTGAGATTTCTaaggcagaggaggagacggtCGCCACCGAACCCAAAGGCGCAGAGGACATTGCTCCAACGGGAGCCCCTACTTCTGCCGGCAatgttgatgttgctgaGCAGCCCAAAGATACTGAATTATCAAAGGCAGAGGAGACAGTCGCAAGCGAGCCTCCCACCACCGCTGCTCCAGCCGTTGCTAGCGAACCGGAGGCTCCGTCTACAGCCGAACTGACAACTGCCGCAGCTCCTTCGGAGGTCACAGGCACAGAGACAGTGTCTCCTTCCGGCGCGACTGCTCCTTCAGCAACCGACTCGACCACCAAGGCCGCATCTGCATCTGCCGACACCGGTACTGGCACCGCAACTTCcgctccagctcctcccGCTGAACCGGTTCTTAAGGTTCCCTCCAGCATTCACGACGGTCCCGACTCGAAGGTTACTTCTGCGAACAAGTCTGCTGCCGACCAAGCCGTGTCCAACGTGGAACAGGAAGCCGAGGGCGCATCCGCTAACACGCAGGCTCCTGTAACGGAGACCATCCCTGAAGAGACCAAACCGGCCGCCGAGGTGCAGGAGGGCACTGGAGCAGTCAAGAACCAGGTCCCAGAGAATCAACCTACTGCTAGGGAGGCACAGGAAGCGGGTGCCGGCGCCGCAAAGCAGCCAGAGGAGATCCAGAAGCCCGAGGAagccaagaccaaggagcCCCGTGCCGTACAGGATGCTCAGGAGGAAGGTGCTGCTACGGTCAAgaagccggaggagctgaagccggaggatatcaagaaacCCGAAGAGGCCAAGACGAAGGAACCTCAGGCCGCTCAGGCCGCTCCAGCCGATGCCACCAGCAAGCCCGAGGGCAAGGAAACAGTGAAGACCGAAGCCGGCAAGGCGCAAGATCAGGCGCAAGAAAGTGCTAAGGCCGAGGCCGccaagctggagaagcggAAGAGCGGTTTCTTCGGATGGTTCAAGCGTAAGCTCAAGGGCGAAAAGGCCTAA
- a CDS encoding uncharacterized protein (predicted protein) has protein sequence MSLREKVRRVFRRSPSGSKSKDNSNSIKIEYYKRHEIPPSKFKGPFDREHQKRLAAWSFDDAQAERPRSPDLSLSPCASLPDYLRPRVQEDSVAPDEVPSLAPEGLSDASATISDNERAERQDDSGSTSSTAYDPDSYSSSMMTLFDEAIRQDSIAQFKETIRYTSPVVRAISPPPLSPKGSYMPFAPEDLTRALNAVQICG, from the exons ATGAGTCTTCGCGAAAAGGTTCGCAGAGTGTTTCGTCGCTCGCCTAGCGGTTCCAAATCGAAGGACAATTCCAACTCCATCAAGATCGAGTATTACAAGCGCCATGAGATCCCGCCGTCCAAGTTCAAGGGCCCATTTGACCGCGAGCACCAAAAGAGACTGGCCGCGTGGTCCTTTGACGACGCCCAGGCCGAACGACCCCGTTCCCCggatctttctttgtcccctTGCGCATCTTTGCCCGACTATTTGAGGCCTCGTGTCCAGGAGGATAGTGTGGCTCCTGATGAGGTTCCCTCGCTTGCCCCAGAGGGTCTGTCTGATG CATCCGCCACGATCTCCGACAACGAGCGCGCGGAGCGCCAGGATGACAGTGGatccacctcctcgaccGCTTATGACCCGGACAGCTACAGCAGCTCGATGATGACCCTCTTCGATGAAGCTATCCGTCAGGACTCGATCGCCCAATTCAAGGAGACGATCCGGTACACGTCACCCGTGGTCCGGGCCATCTCCCCGCCCCCGCTGTCCCCCAAGGGCAGCTACATGCCGTTTGCCCCCGAAGATTTGACCCGTGCGTTGAATGCCGTGCAAATCTGTGGTTAA
- a CDS encoding purple acid phosphatase family protein (purple acid phosphatase), with amino-acid sequence MKATTASVLLALLSAVNGRPTVDNRFPYKGPAVPVGDWVDPTINGNGKGFTRLVEPPAVKPASSHPTNNVNVISLSYIPDGIHIHYQTPFGLGQSPAVKWGTSPYHLVNVARGFSHTYDRTPSCSQMKAVTQCSQFFHEVSLPHLESGKTYYYQIPAANGTTESEVLSFTTARKAGDPTEFSVAVLNDMGYTNAQGTQKYLTKAASEAAFAWHGGDISYADDWSSGIMACEDSWPVCYNGSSTSLPGGVITSEYKKPLPQGEIPNQGGPQGGDMSVIYESNWDLWQQWMGNITKKIPYMVLPGNHEAACAEFDGPHNVLSAYLDHNEPNSTWTKNDLNYYSCPPSQRNFTAFQHRFRMPGSESGGVTNFWYSFDYGLAHFVSMDGETDYANSPEWSFAEDLTGDETFPTESETFVTDSGPFGAIDGSVKNTKAYEQYKWLKKDLSSVDRTKTPWVIVMSHRPMYSSAYSSYQKNIREAFEALLLQYGVDAYLSGHIHWYERLWPLGANGTIDTASVLNKNTYRVNPGKSMTHIVNGMAGNIESHSEFSAGQGLTNITAVLNTKEYGFSKLTVANATALKWEYVKGSDGSAGDTLWLVKPEAAGFQGRGKSPYGKKTRS; translated from the exons ATGAAGGCAACTACTGCTTCCGTCTTGCTGGCTCTTTTGAGCGCCGTCAATGGCCGCCCTACAGTCGATAATCGCTTCCCATATAAGGGTCCCGCGGTTCCTGTAGGTGATTGGGTTGATCCCACAATCAACGGCAATGGCAAGGGTTTCACCCGACTCGTGGAGCCTCCGGCCGTCAAGCCTGCGTCGTCGCACCCGACCAACAATGTTAATGTGATCTCGCTATCGTATATCCCCGATGGTATTCACATCCACTACCAAACGCCCTTTGGACTGGGACAATCGCCCGCAGTGAAATGGGGCACTAGCCCATACCACTTGGTCAACGTTGCGCGAGGCTTTTCTCACAC CTACGACCGTACCCCCTCCTGCTCGCAGATGAAGGCTGTCACGCAGTGTAGTCAGTTCTTCCACGAGGTTTCGCTGCCCCATTTGGAATCTGGTAAGACCTACTACTACCAGATTCCCGCCGCAAATGGCACCACCGAGTCCGAGGTCTTGAGCTTCACAACCGCCCGGAAGGCCGGTGACCCCACCGAGTTCTCGGTGGCCGTGTTGAATGATATGGGCTACACCAACGCGCAGGGTACCCAAAAGTACCTCACCAAGGCTGCCAGCGAGGCCGCCTTTGCCTGGCACGGCGGTGATATCAGTTACGCAGATGACTGGTCTTCTGGTATCATGGCCTGTGAGGATTCCTGGCCTGTCTGCTACAACGGGTCTAGCACCTCGCTTCCCGGTGGTGTGATTACCTCGGAGTACAAGAAGCCTCTTCCTCAGGGAGAAATTCCGAACCAAGGCGGTCCCCAGGGTGGTGACATGAGTGTAATTTACGAGTCCAACTGGGATCTCTGGCAACAGTGGATGGGCAATATCACAAAGAAGATTCCTTACATGGTTCTCCCCGGTAACCACGAGGCTGCCTGTGCTGAATTCGACGGTCCCCATAATGTCCTCTCGGCCTATCTGGATCACAACGAGCCAAACAGCACCTGGACCAAGAATGACCTCAATTACTATAGCTGTCCTCCTTCCCAGCG AAACTTCACTGCTTTCCAGCACCGCTTCCGCATGCCCGGCTCCGAGAGCGGTGGTGTGACTAACTTCTGGTACTCCTTCGACTACGGCCTCGCCCACTTCGTCTCCATGGACGGAGAAACCGACTACGCCAACAGCCCCGAGTGGTCCTTCGCCGAAGATCTCACCGGCGACGAGACCTTCCCCACAGAATCCGAGACATTCGTCACAGACAGCGGGCCCTTCGGAGCCATCGACGGCAGCGTCAAGAACACAAAGGCCTACGAGCAGTACAAgtggttgaagaaggaccTCTCCAGCGTCGACCGCACCAAGACACCCTGGGTAATCGTCATGAGCCACCGGCCCATGTACAGTTCCGCATACTCTTCCTACCAGAAGAACATCCGGGAAGCATTCGAAGCGCTTTTGCTTCAGTATGGCGTCGATGCTTACCTCTCCGGCCATATCCACTGGTATGAGCGCTTGTGGCCGCTTGGTGCGAACGGCACGATCGATACCGCCTCCGTGCTGAACAAGAATACGTACCGAGTCAACCCTGGCAAGTCCATGACTCATATCGTGAATGGTATGGCGGGTAATATTGAGAGTCATAGTGAATTTAGTGCTGGTCAGGGCCTTACTAATATCACTGCGGTGCTTAATACCAAGGAGTATGGTTTCAGCAAGCTTACTGTTGCTAATGCTACTGCTCTGAAGTGGGAGTATGTTAAGGGCAGTGATGGCTCGGCTGGGGATACACTTTGGTTGGTTAagcctgaggctgctggTTTCCAGGGTCGTGGAAAGAGCCCTTATGGGAAGAAGACTCGCTCCTAG